In Ruminococcaceae bacterium KH2T8, the sequence CATTGCCTGAGTTTTAACTAACTTTTGCTTTCGCGTCTCGGCTTACCATCCCCCATTACCATTTACTCGGCCGTTTTTCGAAAATCCGGTAATGAAATGGTAATAGCGGCTCTCATTACCATTTCACTACCACTTTTTTATAATTTTGGACGTGTAAATGGTAATGCCGATCTCCACTACCACGAACACTACCACGCGAGGGTGATTTTGGCCGTGTTGGTGGTAGTGACGCCTCGAAAGCAGGATTCTCCGAGTCCCCTCACACAAAAACGGCGGAAGCCTCAACTTCCGCCGCCTGCTGACTTATTACTCAGTCGTTATTTAATGTCTCCATGACTTCCTGCCTGTAGGGGCTGTCCTTCGTGGCGTCGAAGCCCTGCAGGAGATACTCACCCGGGATGTACTTACTGTAGTCCATCTCGATCTGATAGTGATAGTAATAAAGGAGCACATATGTGATCGAGCGGTTGGCTTCCGAGCTGCCTTCGGGGATCATCGCATATGCGAATCCTACGCGCTCGTCGGCATCTATAGCCACGAGATCGTAGCCTGAAGGCTCGCCTGTTACCGAATAGTATTGCGTATAGTTCTCGTCGATGCCGAGCGCAGTCAGACGCTCCATCTCGGCCTCGTAGGAGGCGTCATCGTACTCAACTGTCATGTAGAGCACATACTCCGAATCCCAGGGGTGCCAGTAGGTGTACTGAAACTCCGTTACCGCCTCGGGATCGACGCTCGCGGGGAGCACTGTCATCATGTCCTCATCGGGGATGTAGTACTTGATGTTGTAGTCGTGCGACATGACCTCGTTGTACGTAGATGCTTCAGTCATGACTACGGGCTTGGTAAACCATGAGTCGTACATCAGAGCAAATACTATAAGGCTGAAGAACAGTACTGCCACAGTAGTT encodes:
- a CDS encoding Helix-turn-helix; translation: MDQKKIGKFLKTLRNEKGITQEQLAAHFNTTSRSVSRWETGSNLPDISLLVEIADFYDVDVREIIDGERKKDMMDHEVREVANKMASYAGNEKDNLLGPIQITGVLGVLIAIGAIILQVVGYEPEWHRFLAIVVSAVAMVMMAVITLYVTGLLKKITKNKALVKVIAIVTIVLTGITTVAVLFFSLIVFALMYDSWFTKPVVMTEASTYNEVMSHDYNIKYYIPDEDMMTVLPASVDPEAVTEFQYTYWHPWDSEYVLYMTVEYDDASYEAEMERLTALGIDENYTQYYSVTGEPSGYDLVAIDADERVGFAYAMIPEGSSEANRSITYVLLYYYHYQIEMDYSKYIPGEYLLQGFDATKDSPYRQEVMETLNND